A single genomic interval of Brevibacillus brevis harbors:
- a CDS encoding GNAT family N-acetyltransferase, which yields MLIRPFRLGDYSAITRIWQETGLDQSDKESLNDLAQHLAWDSDLVMVAEIEGRVVGVVVGTIDGARAYFYRLAVLPEMQGSGIGRELVEAIEKRFKQRGVNNVLIMVNQSNPEVLPFYLSLGYEVQKYVTLSKKLSS from the coding sequence ATGCTGATTCGTCCGTTTCGACTCGGTGACTATTCGGCTATCACACGTATTTGGCAGGAGACGGGGTTGGACCAATCGGACAAAGAGTCATTGAACGATTTGGCCCAGCATTTGGCTTGGGACAGCGATCTGGTAATGGTTGCAGAAATTGAAGGCAGAGTGGTAGGGGTCGTGGTTGGCACGATCGACGGAGCACGTGCCTATTTCTACCGATTGGCTGTACTTCCAGAGATGCAAGGCTCAGGTATTGGTCGCGAACTCGTTGAAGCAATTGAAAAGCGTTTCAAGCAACGAGGTGTCAATAACGTCTTGATCATGGTCAATCAATCAAATCCGGAAGTCCTTCCGTTTTACCTTTCACTTGGCTATGAAGTACAAAAATATGTTACACTTTCCAAAAAGCTCTCTTCTTAA
- a CDS encoding DUF402 domain-containing protein: MSPTPGSNIRIESYKHDHSLHRIWDKSTLIHTSDAVVIGGNDRVKVTEADGREWRTREPAICTFGRGQWFNTIAMIRDDGIYYYCNIGSPFSMKGQLLSYIDYDLDVKVFPDMTYSILDEEEFLLHSKQMNYPPFVVERVQTALREVLDWVSARRGPFQNGFVQRWYERYLLVRDDEE; encoded by the coding sequence ATGTCACCAACTCCGGGCTCCAATATCCGCATAGAAAGTTATAAACATGACCATTCGTTGCACCGCATATGGGACAAATCCACGTTGATTCATACCAGTGATGCGGTGGTGATTGGGGGAAATGATCGGGTCAAGGTGACAGAAGCAGACGGGCGGGAATGGCGTACGCGTGAACCGGCCATTTGTACATTTGGTAGAGGCCAGTGGTTCAATACCATTGCCATGATTCGTGATGACGGTATTTATTATTATTGCAACATTGGTTCGCCCTTCAGCATGAAGGGACAATTGCTAAGCTACATAGACTATGATCTCGACGTAAAAGTGTTTCCTGATATGACGTACTCAATTCTCGACGAAGAGGAGTTTCTTTTGCATAGCAAACAGATGAACTATCCTCCATTTGTTGTGGAAAGAGTGCAGACAGCATTGCGAGAGGTGCTGGATTGGGTAAGCGCACGACGTGGCCCTTTTCAGAACGGTTTTGTCCAACGTTGGTACGAGCGTTATCTTTTAGTACGAGATGATGAGGAATAA
- a CDS encoding ABC transporter ATP-binding protein: protein MSIRRYLAYVLPYWKQILGTIFIGIIKFAIPLALPLLIKYVIDDLLPSPLPQEEKLKQLFWLMLGAFLLFTVVRTPVEYIRQYYAQWVSSRILFDIRNQLFSHLQRLSMRYYNNTKTGEVISRVINDVESTKSFVETGLMNLWLDLITITLTMGIMLYMDVELTIVAIIVFPLYSISVKFFYKRLRQLTKDRSAALAHLQGYLYERVNGMSLIRSFALEKQESKEFAKENNQFLDKALAHTRWNARTFAVVNTVTDIAPLLVIAYAGYQVIGGSMSVGTLVAFYAYLERLYTPLRRLVNSSTVLTQAIASMDRMFEFIDESYDIVDKPNAGELPVDPATNRIRGEIRFENVSFRYREEGPLVLNNVNLSISSGETVAIVGMSGGGKSSLISLLPRFWDVTEGKITIDGIDIRDVKQQNLRHHIGMVQQDNILFSESAKVNILMGNPDADDSAVQEAAKAANAHDFISELPNGYHTELGERGVKLSGGQKQRIAIARVFLRDPGILILDEATSALDLESEHTIQESLSRLAKGRTTLIVAHRLSTITHADKIIVMKEGQIVEEGRHEQLLERKGVYYGLWSVQDLGSTSDPQLG, encoded by the coding sequence TTGAGCATACGCCGCTATTTGGCTTATGTCCTGCCCTATTGGAAACAAATATTGGGCACTATATTCATTGGTATTATTAAGTTTGCGATCCCACTTGCTCTGCCGCTTCTTATCAAATACGTCATTGATGACCTGCTGCCAAGTCCGCTTCCTCAAGAGGAAAAACTGAAGCAGTTATTTTGGCTGATGCTCGGGGCCTTTTTGTTATTTACCGTCGTTCGCACTCCTGTTGAGTACATTCGGCAATACTATGCACAGTGGGTATCCAGTCGTATCCTGTTTGACATCCGCAATCAATTGTTTTCTCATTTACAACGACTGTCGATGCGATACTACAACAATACAAAAACCGGTGAGGTCATCTCTCGCGTCATTAACGACGTAGAATCCACCAAAAGCTTCGTGGAAACGGGATTGATGAATCTCTGGTTGGACCTGATTACGATTACGCTGACGATGGGGATCATGCTCTACATGGACGTGGAGCTGACGATTGTTGCGATTATCGTTTTCCCTTTGTACAGCATCTCCGTCAAGTTTTTCTACAAGCGCTTGCGTCAACTGACGAAGGATCGTTCTGCTGCACTGGCGCATCTGCAAGGCTATTTGTATGAGCGCGTGAATGGCATGTCGCTGATCCGCAGCTTTGCTTTGGAAAAGCAGGAGAGCAAGGAATTTGCCAAGGAGAACAATCAGTTTTTGGATAAAGCCCTGGCACATACCCGTTGGAACGCCCGAACCTTCGCCGTGGTCAATACGGTGACGGATATCGCACCGCTTCTGGTCATTGCCTATGCTGGCTACCAAGTCATCGGCGGGAGTATGAGCGTGGGGACGCTCGTTGCTTTTTATGCTTACTTGGAGCGTCTGTACACGCCCTTGCGTCGCTTGGTGAATTCCAGCACGGTGCTGACTCAGGCCATTGCCTCGATGGACCGGATGTTCGAGTTTATTGATGAATCGTATGATATCGTCGACAAGCCAAACGCGGGGGAGCTTCCTGTCGACCCTGCAACCAATCGCATTCGCGGCGAAATTCGCTTTGAGAACGTGTCCTTCCGCTATCGGGAGGAAGGCCCGCTTGTCTTGAACAATGTGAATCTGAGCATCTCTTCTGGTGAAACCGTTGCGATTGTCGGGATGTCAGGCGGAGGAAAATCTTCGCTGATTAGCTTGCTACCGCGTTTTTGGGACGTGACAGAGGGGAAAATTACGATTGATGGCATCGATATCCGCGATGTAAAACAGCAAAACTTGCGGCATCACATCGGAATGGTGCAGCAAGATAATATTTTGTTTAGTGAATCAGCAAAAGTGAATATTTTAATGGGCAATCCTGACGCAGATGACAGTGCTGTGCAAGAAGCTGCGAAGGCTGCAAATGCCCATGACTTTATTAGCGAATTACCGAATGGCTACCATACTGAGCTGGGAGAGCGCGGCGTAAAGCTCTCTGGCGGGCAAAAGCAGCGAATCGCGATTGCGCGTGTTTTCTTGCGTGACCCGGGTATTCTGATTTTGGATGAGGCGACGTCAGCACTCGATTTGGAATCAGAGCACACGATTCAGGAGTCTTTGTCCAGATTGGCAAAAGGAAGAACCACCCTAATCGTAGCCCATCGACTTTCGACGATTACCCATGCGGACAAAATCATTGTCATGAAAGAGGGACAAATTGTTGAGGAAGGCAGGCATGAGCAATTGCTGGAGAGAAAGGGCGTATACTATGGCCTGTGGAGTGTGCAAGATTTAGGAAGTACATCCGACCCGCAACTGGGATAA
- a CDS encoding MFS transporter: MEIWRRNLYVLCGSLFFVMVAMSMIMPFLPLYIQQDFGIEDPHQVTAWAGIIFGANFLTAGLVSPIWGNLADKHGRKIMILRSGFFMSITMALTGFAGSLWQLLALRLLNGLVGGIIPASTALVASSVPKERIGYATGLLQSFITAGTIMGPLFGGVLAEKIGFRMIFVITGCVLLLATLVITFTVKENFVPPEKKERSSLREDFQMIFSSKELPALFFVTVMIQFALFSIIPVLPIYISQLLGSEGAKVALWAGIVQACMGVANVFASPQLGRLGDRFGSQKVLLFSLLAAAIIFIPQGLVHTVWQLVALRFLLGLSLGGLLPSVNALLRRATPVHMVSRVYGYNNSFVSIGSMLGPMIGGFLAGYVNISGVFYMTSAFLFINAGWVYYSFFRNKSVQHPDSGIE; this comes from the coding sequence ATGGAGATATGGCGCCGTAATTTATATGTCCTCTGCGGATCGTTGTTTTTCGTCATGGTGGCGATGAGCATGATCATGCCTTTTTTACCGCTTTACATTCAGCAGGATTTCGGAATTGAAGATCCTCATCAAGTCACGGCTTGGGCAGGGATTATTTTTGGAGCCAACTTTTTGACGGCGGGCCTCGTCTCGCCTATTTGGGGGAATTTGGCCGATAAGCACGGGCGCAAGATCATGATTTTGCGCTCGGGATTTTTCATGTCCATTACCATGGCACTGACCGGTTTTGCGGGAAGCCTGTGGCAGCTTTTGGCCCTTCGTCTGCTCAATGGACTGGTAGGGGGAATCATCCCTGCCAGTACCGCATTAGTAGCATCCTCTGTACCAAAAGAACGAATTGGCTATGCAACCGGGTTGCTTCAGTCTTTTATTACGGCCGGAACCATTATGGGACCGCTGTTTGGCGGCGTCCTCGCGGAGAAGATCGGCTTTCGGATGATTTTTGTGATTACCGGTTGCGTATTATTACTGGCGACCTTGGTCATTACGTTTACGGTGAAAGAGAATTTTGTTCCACCTGAAAAAAAGGAACGGTCGAGTCTACGGGAAGATTTTCAGATGATCTTTTCTTCCAAAGAGCTCCCGGCGCTCTTTTTTGTAACGGTAATGATCCAGTTTGCATTGTTTAGCATTATCCCTGTGTTGCCGATCTACATATCGCAGTTGCTCGGTTCGGAAGGGGCAAAGGTAGCGCTGTGGGCCGGAATTGTCCAAGCATGCATGGGGGTAGCCAACGTCTTTGCCTCGCCACAGTTGGGGCGTCTAGGAGATCGGTTTGGTTCGCAAAAGGTGCTCTTGTTCTCGCTTTTGGCTGCCGCAATCATCTTTATTCCACAAGGTCTCGTACATACGGTATGGCAATTGGTCGCGCTTCGGTTTTTGTTAGGCTTGTCGCTGGGAGGATTGCTTCCATCCGTCAATGCTTTGCTGCGACGAGCAACACCTGTACATATGGTCAGTCGCGTTTATGGCTATAACAACAGCTTCGTCAGTATCGGCAGTATGCTTGGACCGATGATTGGTGGCTTTTTGGCAGGCTATGTGAATATTAGTGGAGTCTTTTACATGACGAGTGCTTTCTTGTTTATTAACGCAGGCTGGGTGTACTACAGCTTTTTCCGAAACAAATCTGTACAGCATCCTGATTCTGGAATAGAATAA
- a CDS encoding MFS transporter, translating into MWQRRFICLWAGQTLANLGDVFYIVAFISVIYAATGSVMYTAFIPVVIVASQSVSSLLAPLVFQRLSLTGMLVLSQGLKTILLATASLAVSSGVGEIWLLFGLGAAIAFMDGWANPARNAMVPQLVGREDLMRANGLLATSDQTVHFAGWAAGGLLVSWLGAGIVLWGTVGAYVVATIAMTGIAPASQKLREEQAARATTNWLTGWKTIRDVPILRLLVAMDVVIGLSGGVWIAAIMLPFVLDVLGQGEEWWGYINAGYMLGAIAGGTLLLMYAERMRRHLFRWIICGTISVGFFTFCFGSSTNALVALLFSFALGPFLEMVHVSKQTLLQQETEESALPYVMSAKGTIDLLVFGASALMMGAIAEWQGVRAVYYVSAGLLLIAFLLALRLQKKQTEHTSGVSVN; encoded by the coding sequence ATGTGGCAGCGACGCTTTATTTGCCTCTGGGCGGGTCAGACATTGGCCAACCTTGGGGATGTATTTTATATTGTCGCGTTTATTTCGGTCATCTACGCTGCAACTGGCTCCGTCATGTACACGGCGTTTATACCGGTTGTCATCGTAGCTTCGCAGTCTGTGAGCAGCTTGTTGGCTCCGTTAGTGTTTCAGCGATTGTCGTTGACGGGCATGCTCGTGCTGTCGCAAGGCTTGAAGACGATACTTTTGGCTACGGCCTCATTAGCTGTCAGCAGCGGTGTAGGAGAGATCTGGCTATTGTTCGGATTGGGGGCTGCCATCGCCTTTATGGATGGCTGGGCAAACCCTGCACGCAATGCCATGGTGCCGCAGTTGGTAGGACGAGAAGACCTCATGCGAGCGAACGGTTTGCTTGCCACCTCGGATCAAACTGTTCATTTTGCTGGCTGGGCCGCAGGGGGATTACTCGTTTCTTGGTTAGGAGCGGGTATTGTTCTGTGGGGAACGGTCGGTGCCTATGTTGTGGCAACGATCGCCATGACAGGCATTGCACCGGCAAGCCAAAAGCTGCGTGAAGAACAGGCAGCTCGGGCGACAACAAACTGGCTCACTGGATGGAAAACAATTCGCGATGTACCTATACTGCGACTGCTGGTCGCGATGGATGTCGTGATCGGCTTGTCCGGGGGTGTATGGATCGCTGCGATTATGCTGCCATTTGTCCTTGATGTGCTTGGGCAAGGAGAAGAATGGTGGGGCTACATCAATGCCGGTTACATGCTTGGAGCCATTGCAGGTGGGACGTTGCTATTGATGTATGCGGAGCGGATGCGTCGCCATTTATTTCGCTGGATCATTTGCGGTACGATTAGCGTCGGATTCTTTACCTTTTGTTTTGGCAGCAGTACAAACGCGCTGGTGGCACTGTTGTTTTCCTTTGCGCTGGGCCCGTTTTTGGAGATGGTGCATGTAAGCAAGCAGACACTTTTGCAGCAAGAGACGGAAGAATCAGCACTGCCCTATGTTATGTCAGCAAAGGGGACGATTGATTTACTCGTTTTTGGCGCTTCTGCTCTGATGATGGGGGCTATCGCTGAATGGCAGGGAGTCCGGGCTGTTTATTATGTATCTGCTGGATTGTTACTGATTGCTTTCCTTTTGGCGTTGCGCTTGCAAAAAAAGCAGACGGAGCATACGAGTGGGGTTTCCGTAAATTAA
- a CDS encoding LysR family transcriptional regulator: MDEKDWLLLKTLYEQQNMTKTAEVLYVSQPSLSYRIQQLEKAFGITIMHRGRRGVEFTPQGEYLVKYAIEMLQQLQRTKEFLLSMDNKISGTLKIGTASSLARYKLPHILKQFHTQYPDVEFKVTSSRSSELTNSVYKQDVHIGFIRGDYNWPEEKHLIMTENIWIVSKREISLHELPQLPRIMYKTDISLENLFDNWWKETFSKPPSITMEVDHMETCKEMVLSGFGYAIIPQIVLTGSEDFYRIQLRTKHGEPILRKSWMIYRKESMQISLLKAFVDFIKEMKLM; encoded by the coding sequence GTGGATGAAAAGGATTGGCTGCTTTTAAAAACACTCTACGAGCAGCAAAATATGACCAAAACAGCGGAGGTTTTGTATGTATCCCAGCCCTCGCTCAGCTATCGCATTCAGCAGCTAGAAAAAGCGTTCGGGATTACGATCATGCACCGGGGCAGGAGAGGCGTGGAGTTCACCCCGCAAGGCGAGTATTTGGTGAAGTATGCGATCGAGATGCTCCAGCAGTTGCAGCGGACAAAAGAATTTCTGTTAAGCATGGACAACAAAATATCAGGAACATTAAAAATCGGAACAGCGAGCAGCCTGGCCCGCTATAAGCTACCGCATATCTTAAAGCAATTCCATACGCAATACCCGGACGTGGAGTTCAAGGTAACATCGAGCCGCAGCTCGGAGCTGACAAATTCCGTGTACAAGCAAGACGTCCATATCGGCTTCATCCGCGGAGACTACAACTGGCCGGAGGAAAAACATCTCATCATGACGGAAAACATCTGGATCGTATCCAAGCGGGAGATTTCGCTGCATGAGCTGCCCCAACTCCCCAGAATCATGTACAAAACCGATATTTCGCTCGAAAACTTGTTTGACAACTGGTGGAAGGAGACGTTTTCCAAGCCCCCATCGATCACGATGGAAGTGGATCACATGGAGACGTGCAAGGAGATGGTCCTGAGCGGATTCGGCTATGCGATCATCCCGCAGATTGTGTTGACGGGCAGTGAAGACTTTTACCGGATTCAATTGCGGACGAAGCACGGCGAGCCGATCTTGCGCAAATCGTGGATGATTTATCGGAAGGAATCGATGCAAATCTCTCTATTAAAAGCGTTTGTTGATTTTATTAAAGAGATGAAGCTGATGTAA
- a CDS encoding 2-methylaconitate cis-trans isomerase PrpF family protein, whose amino-acid sequence MYDFGQIHKIPTVIMRGGTSKGLLLRRSDLPSDPKLRDEVILRLYGSPDSTQIDGLGGGTSLSSKLAIVGPSLQPDAHIDYTFGQVSLEKKVIDYHVTCGNFVTAVGLYAAEEGYVPLQEPVTYVRIYNTNINKMIVAEIPVKDGQIEYEGDFVIDGVPGSSAKIMINFLNSGGTFTGRTLPTGHATDMIHLQDGRQFEVSIVDCANVVVFVRAGDVGMQGTELQAEVNNNKGLMSTLESIRVEAGILIGMIQPDDREIVSPSSHALPKIAMIAPSQAYSTSDHRTIEENEIDLISRYISMGSLHRAYAVSGAIAVAAAAKIPGTIPNEAVATQKKGIRIGHPSGVIYVESTVEQDGTNWIVNRAANGRTARRLMEGYAHVPISVLREK is encoded by the coding sequence ATGTACGATTTTGGCCAAATTCACAAAATCCCAACCGTGATCATGAGGGGCGGCACCAGCAAAGGATTGCTTTTACGAAGATCGGACCTTCCTTCAGATCCAAAGCTGCGCGATGAAGTCATTTTACGCTTGTATGGAAGTCCTGACAGCACACAGATCGATGGGTTGGGCGGAGGCACCTCGCTATCCAGCAAGCTCGCCATTGTCGGACCGTCCCTTCAGCCTGATGCGCATATTGACTACACATTTGGTCAGGTCAGCCTGGAGAAAAAAGTCATCGATTACCACGTAACATGCGGTAACTTTGTCACAGCAGTTGGCTTGTATGCAGCAGAGGAAGGATATGTGCCGTTACAGGAGCCGGTTACCTACGTACGGATTTACAACACCAATATTAACAAGATGATCGTGGCCGAAATTCCGGTAAAGGATGGGCAAATCGAGTACGAAGGAGACTTTGTCATCGACGGTGTCCCCGGCTCTTCAGCAAAAATCATGATCAATTTCCTCAACTCCGGCGGTACTTTTACAGGAAGAACTCTGCCAACCGGACATGCTACTGATATGATCCATTTACAGGATGGACGTCAGTTCGAAGTGTCGATAGTCGATTGCGCCAACGTTGTGGTGTTTGTGAGAGCAGGGGATGTGGGCATGCAGGGAACTGAGCTGCAAGCAGAGGTCAACAACAATAAAGGACTCATGTCTACATTAGAATCCATTCGAGTGGAGGCGGGCATTTTAATTGGAATGATTCAGCCAGATGACAGAGAGATTGTCTCACCATCGTCACATGCTCTGCCAAAGATTGCGATGATTGCTCCGTCCCAAGCGTATAGCACTTCCGATCATCGCACGATTGAAGAGAATGAAATCGATTTGATTTCACGCTATATTTCCATGGGGAGTCTTCACCGTGCATATGCGGTAAGCGGAGCTATTGCAGTGGCAGCGGCGGCCAAAATCCCGGGAACCATCCCGAATGAAGCGGTCGCCACACAAAAGAAAGGAATTCGCATTGGGCATCCGTCAGGGGTGATCTATGTAGAGTCTACAGTGGAACAGGATGGAACCAACTGGATTGTGAACCGGGCAGCGAATGGAAGAACGGCGCGCAGGCTGATGGAAGGCTATGCACATGTGCCCATATCCGTTTTACGCGAAAAATGA
- a CDS encoding Bug family tripartite tricarboxylate transporter substrate binding protein, with translation MQRKSKKWMLAVLSTALTVSLAACGGAKETGKDQATAAASNYPEKAITLVAPNGAGGGLDKTARLLAKGLADTKLVTETVLVENRPGGGGSVYMAEYATKETKNPYKLLVNSPPVLLNNHKKEGNSPYGYKDTTPLAQLTRDYGAISVPADSKYQDLKSLLDDIKADPTQVTIAGGSSPGSMDHVIAMLPIYKYGLDPTKVKYVAYEGGGESITALLGNHAQAAAKPVSLVLPYLEAKKIRVLAVTAPERLGGILSDVPTMKELGLDAEFTIWRGVLGPKEMGEAEIAYWDKTFKALSEKEEWKQLLKADGVEGDYKNSKDFKAFLDEQDKQIEELLKAIGIHK, from the coding sequence ATGCAAAGAAAATCGAAAAAATGGATGTTGGCTGTTTTGTCTACAGCACTGACGGTCAGTTTGGCTGCCTGTGGGGGTGCCAAGGAGACTGGTAAAGATCAAGCGACTGCGGCTGCATCCAACTATCCGGAAAAAGCGATCACGCTCGTTGCTCCCAATGGGGCAGGCGGTGGTTTGGATAAAACGGCAAGACTTCTGGCAAAAGGTTTGGCTGACACGAAATTGGTAACGGAAACGGTTCTGGTCGAAAACAGACCTGGCGGGGGAGGTAGCGTCTACATGGCGGAATATGCCACCAAGGAAACCAAAAATCCGTACAAGCTGCTAGTGAACTCACCGCCAGTGCTTTTGAACAACCATAAAAAAGAGGGAAATAGCCCATATGGCTACAAGGATACAACTCCACTGGCGCAGTTAACAAGAGATTACGGCGCGATCTCCGTGCCTGCTGACTCCAAGTATCAGGATCTTAAGTCTCTCCTGGATGACATCAAGGCAGACCCTACACAGGTGACAATCGCTGGTGGTTCCTCACCGGGCAGCATGGACCATGTGATTGCGATGCTTCCAATCTACAAGTACGGTCTTGATCCGACAAAGGTGAAGTATGTCGCGTATGAGGGTGGTGGAGAATCGATCACCGCGCTGCTCGGAAACCATGCACAAGCTGCTGCCAAGCCTGTATCACTGGTACTGCCTTATTTGGAAGCGAAAAAAATCCGTGTGTTGGCTGTGACTGCACCTGAGCGTCTGGGCGGAATTTTGAGCGACGTGCCAACTATGAAGGAACTCGGTCTGGATGCGGAATTTACGATCTGGCGCGGCGTATTGGGTCCAAAAGAGATGGGAGAAGCCGAGATTGCGTACTGGGACAAAACCTTCAAGGCATTGAGTGAAAAAGAAGAATGGAAACAATTGCTGAAGGCGGATGGCGTAGAGGGAGATTACAAGAACTCGAAGGATTTCAAAGCATTCCTGGACGAGCAGGATAAACAGATCGAGGAACTGTTGAAGGCGATCGGTATTCATAAATAA
- a CDS encoding tripartite tricarboxylate transporter TctB family protein: protein MSKTFDRYASLAFLALGTGFVYQSQYISQSAYGSNVGPNIFPMGLGVILILLSLRLFFETFRYKAEDGREKEVLDYKRFSIILIAAIGYVLLLELLGYIISTFFFLLVGFQTMDRGKPLATILIAAAFASGIYIVYVKLLEGTLPGLPVWLGL from the coding sequence ATGAGTAAAACATTTGATCGCTATGCCAGCCTGGCTTTCCTTGCGCTGGGTACCGGATTTGTCTACCAGAGCCAATATATTAGCCAAAGCGCTTACGGAAGCAATGTCGGGCCAAACATTTTTCCGATGGGGCTGGGAGTTATCCTGATTTTATTGAGTCTTCGTCTGTTTTTTGAAACCTTCCGCTACAAGGCTGAGGATGGTAGGGAGAAGGAAGTTCTTGATTATAAGCGATTTTCTATCATACTGATCGCAGCGATTGGCTACGTGCTGTTGCTTGAGCTGCTCGGGTATATCATTTCTACCTTTTTCTTTCTACTGGTTGGCTTTCAAACCATGGATAGAGGAAAGCCACTGGCAACGATACTGATCGCCGCTGCTTTCGCCAGTGGAATCTATATCGTGTATGTGAAGCTGCTAGAGGGAACATTGCCAGGACTACCTGTATGGTTAGGCTTATAG
- a CDS encoding tripartite tricarboxylate transporter permease, whose protein sequence is MDTLQYLMSGFAVALQWQNILFAFVGVLIGTMVGVLPGIGPISGVALLIPVTASLTGGLPPEEAATSAIILLAGVYYGAMYGGSTTSILLNTPGESSSVVTALDGYPMAKQGRAGAALAIAAIGSFVAGIISLIGLVLLAKPLSEVALKLGPAEEFSLMILGLCALSGFAGKSITKALLMTTIGLMMATVGMDTISGVARFTFDLPELYQGLEFLTVAVGIFALGEVFKTILDRESNSGEIAKITRILPTKQDMRDSAGPILRGSLLGFFKGIVPGSGATLSSFLSYLLEKKISKHPEKFGKGAIEGVAGPEAANNAASGGAMIPLLTLGIPGTGTTAVLMGALIMYNVQPGPLLFENHPSIAWGLIASMFIGNLMLLLLNMPLVKVFAKIIETPPKYLIPMIVAISVFGVYAVKVSTFDLLLLIACGIFGYFMSKHDYPMAPLVLGLVLGPMIENNLRRALTISNGDLMIFVERPVSFVFLLIAVLWVTVPLIMKMKGKKVIVNEEV, encoded by the coding sequence ATGGATACCTTGCAATATTTGATGAGTGGATTTGCTGTTGCACTCCAATGGCAAAACATCCTGTTTGCGTTTGTCGGCGTCTTGATCGGTACAATGGTGGGCGTACTACCAGGAATCGGTCCGATCAGTGGTGTAGCGCTTCTGATACCAGTCACAGCATCGTTGACAGGTGGTTTGCCACCTGAGGAGGCCGCGACCAGTGCGATTATTTTGCTGGCGGGTGTGTATTATGGCGCGATGTACGGCGGGTCGACTACTTCGATTTTGCTCAATACACCGGGCGAATCATCCTCGGTGGTCACAGCGCTGGATGGTTATCCGATGGCAAAGCAGGGACGAGCAGGTGCTGCTTTAGCGATTGCTGCGATCGGTTCATTTGTAGCGGGGATTATTTCTCTGATCGGATTGGTTCTGTTAGCCAAGCCGTTGTCTGAGGTCGCCTTAAAGCTGGGACCGGCTGAAGAGTTTTCTCTGATGATTCTCGGGTTATGCGCCTTGAGCGGATTCGCAGGCAAGTCGATTACGAAGGCCTTGCTCATGACGACAATTGGCTTGATGATGGCGACGGTCGGGATGGACACGATCTCGGGTGTAGCTCGTTTTACCTTTGACCTGCCCGAGCTGTACCAAGGGCTGGAGTTTCTCACGGTTGCTGTAGGGATTTTTGCGCTGGGAGAGGTTTTTAAAACGATTCTGGACAGAGAGAGCAACAGTGGAGAGATTGCGAAAATAACCCGCATTTTGCCGACGAAACAAGACATGAGGGATAGCGCTGGACCAATATTGCGAGGCTCGCTGCTCGGCTTTTTCAAAGGAATCGTACCTGGCTCAGGAGCTACGCTGTCGTCGTTTCTCTCGTATTTGCTGGAGAAAAAAATCAGCAAGCATCCAGAGAAGTTCGGGAAAGGCGCTATCGAGGGTGTTGCAGGACCAGAAGCAGCCAATAATGCTGCCTCTGGAGGAGCGATGATTCCGCTTCTGACGTTGGGAATACCGGGAACAGGCACCACGGCCGTCCTGATGGGGGCGTTAATCATGTATAACGTCCAGCCGGGTCCCTTGTTATTTGAAAATCATCCGTCTATTGCTTGGGGATTGATTGCCAGCATGTTTATCGGAAATCTGATGCTGTTGCTGCTGAACATGCCTTTGGTTAAGGTGTTTGCCAAAATTATTGAAACACCGCCAAAGTACCTGATTCCGATGATCGTCGCGATTTCTGTCTTTGGGGTATATGCGGTGAAGGTTTCGACGTTTGATTTGTTGCTGCTGATCGCTTGCGGGATATTCGGCTATTTTATGTCCAAGCATGACTATCCAATGGCACCGCTCGTTCTCGGTCTTGTACTTGGACCAATGATCGAAAATAACTTGCGTCGGGCGCTGACCATTTCCAACGGTGATCTCATGATCTTTGTCGAACGCCCTGTTTCCTTTGTCTTTTTGCTGATTGCCGTGCTGTGGGTAACGGTGCCGCTCATCATGAAAATGAAAGGGAAAAAAGTGATTGTCAATGAAGAAGTGTAA